The Hydrogenobacter thermophilus TK-6 genome window below encodes:
- a CDS encoding DUF309 domain-containing protein translates to MSVEEEMLLSVKKLWDEGRFYEAHELLEDIWRLYPKEDRFSRNCYQGIIRLAIAYHHYTCGRKDSALRVLRKVRDQLSECLKDFTLVDIPYLLSFVNSSIEGLESGEDIKAFPVFPLNYQSDAELL, encoded by the coding sequence ATGAGTGTAGAAGAGGAAATGCTCCTTAGCGTCAAGAAGCTGTGGGATGAGGGCAGGTTTTACGAAGCTCACGAGCTGTTGGAGGACATATGGAGGCTTTACCCCAAAGAGGACAGGTTTTCAAGAAACTGCTATCAGGGCATCATAAGGCTTGCCATAGCATACCATCACTATACATGTGGAAGGAAGGATAGCGCTCTGAGAGTTTTAAGAAAGGTCAGGGATCAGCTAAGTGAATGCCTTAAAGACTTCACCTTGGTAGATATCCCCTACCTGCTCTCCTTCGTTAATTCCTCCATAGAAGGCTTAGAAAGCGGGGAAGACATAAAAGCATTCCCAGTATTTCCGCTAAACTATCAGTCTGATGCCGAACTTCTGTAG
- a CDS encoding FUN14 domain-containing protein, which produces MSLEGILADLGYGGFAGFVVGFAVRRVLNIFLMLMGLYILSLLWLKSKGIIDIHWSAFFGLFKGMFESFGTFVQELVRKLAFSGAFLGGFYIGFKM; this is translated from the coding sequence ATGAGTCTGGAAGGCATTTTAGCGGATCTGGGTTATGGTGGCTTTGCGGGATTTGTAGTGGGCTTTGCGGTAAGGAGAGTTCTGAACATATTCCTCATGCTGATGGGGCTTTATATCCTCTCCCTCCTCTGGCTCAAAAGCAAGGGTATCATAGACATACACTGGTCTGCTTTCTTTGGCCTTTTCAAGGGTATGTTTGAAAGCTTTGGCACCTTTGTGCAGGAGCTTGTGAGGAAGCTGGCTTTCTCAGGTGCCTTTTTGGGCGGTTTTTACATAGGATTCAAGATGTGA
- a CDS encoding radical SAM protein, which translates to MNKLMLEELTQQRESPEYLQISMAAAMTLGILPGQFYKNTKLSCINTLLTYPSGCHATCAYCGLQKARDMEYSKKNFIRVEWPTVKLEEILERAKKVGHVERLCIAQITHPRAIRDTKYILERVVRELGDKIFVSLLINATGTSYEDMEDYKKLGADTVTVAIDCATPEVFEKLRGKPMNSPHKWETFWKVLEWACEVMGDGYAGCHLVVGLGETEQEMIETIQKVRDMGARTHLFSFWPEEGSMMEKEKPCPAPQYRRVQLARYLIDNQIARYEDMKFNEKGQVIDFGIDKDTFEELFWSGRPFMTSGCRGKTTEVACNRPFGDSSVSDIKSYPFKPDKNHLQRIRKQLFDYDMETNYPDVLNPSVFRYQ; encoded by the coding sequence ATGAATAAGCTGATGCTTGAGGAGCTAACACAGCAGAGAGAAAGTCCAGAGTATCTTCAGATAAGTATGGCAGCCGCCATGACCTTGGGTATTCTGCCAGGGCAGTTTTATAAAAACACAAAACTTAGCTGTATAAACACGCTCCTTACTTATCCTTCAGGATGCCACGCTACATGTGCTTACTGTGGTCTTCAGAAGGCAAGGGATATGGAATACTCCAAAAAGAACTTTATAAGGGTAGAGTGGCCTACGGTAAAACTGGAGGAGATACTGGAGAGAGCTAAAAAGGTGGGACACGTGGAGAGGCTCTGCATAGCCCAAATAACGCATCCAAGAGCTATAAGAGACACCAAGTACATATTGGAAAGAGTTGTGAGAGAACTCGGAGATAAAATCTTCGTTTCCCTACTCATAAATGCTACAGGGACTTCTTACGAAGACATGGAGGACTACAAAAAGCTTGGTGCGGATACAGTGACCGTTGCCATAGACTGTGCAACGCCGGAAGTCTTTGAAAAGCTAAGAGGAAAACCTATGAACAGCCCCCACAAGTGGGAAACCTTCTGGAAGGTGCTGGAATGGGCTTGCGAGGTTATGGGAGATGGATACGCGGGATGCCACTTGGTGGTAGGTCTTGGGGAGACCGAGCAGGAAATGATAGAGACCATACAGAAGGTAAGAGATATGGGTGCAAGGACACACCTCTTTTCCTTCTGGCCAGAGGAAGGTTCTATGATGGAGAAAGAAAAGCCATGCCCTGCACCCCAGTATAGGAGGGTGCAGTTGGCCAGGTACCTCATAGACAACCAGATAGCCAGATACGAAGATATGAAGTTCAACGAAAAGGGACAGGTGATAGATTTTGGCATAGATAAAGATACCTTTGAAGAGCTTTTCTGGAGTGGAAGACCCTTTATGACCTCCGGTTGCAGAGGAAAAACCACAGAGGTGGCATGCAACAGACCCTTTGGCGATAGCTCGGTGAGCGACATAAAGAGCTATCCCTTCAAACCAGATAAAAACCACCTCCAGAGGATAAGAAAACAGCTGTTTGACTATGATATGGAGACTAACTATCCGGATGTGCTAAACCCCAGCGTTTTTAGGTATCAATGA
- the rdgB gene encoding RdgB/HAM1 family non-canonical purine NTP pyrophosphatase, which translates to MSLRKVLLATRNPGKVEEMRRLLEVYGIYVELPDKYIEVEESGSSFLENAYLKAQAYHREYLMPVLADDSGLVIPSIDGYPGVFSSRFYQHEYGGKEEVVSDKDEANIRKVLRLMKGKQDRSAKFVAFLVLSFGDAGYWAKGECRGKILEEPRGSGGFGYDPIFEPEGLEKSMAQLRPEEKDAISHRGRAVRNLVSIIKSGGML; encoded by the coding sequence ATGAGTCTAAGGAAGGTGCTTTTGGCTACAAGAAATCCCGGGAAAGTTGAAGAGATGAGAAGACTTTTAGAGGTTTACGGTATATATGTGGAGTTGCCAGATAAATATATAGAGGTTGAAGAGAGCGGTTCAAGCTTTTTAGAGAACGCCTATTTGAAGGCTCAGGCTTACCATAGAGAGTATCTCATGCCTGTGCTGGCAGATGACTCTGGACTTGTTATACCTTCTATCGATGGCTATCCGGGTGTTTTCTCCAGCAGGTTTTATCAGCACGAGTACGGTGGCAAAGAGGAGGTAGTCTCTGACAAGGACGAAGCTAACATAAGAAAAGTTCTTAGACTTATGAAAGGCAAGCAAGATAGGAGCGCCAAGTTTGTGGCTTTTTTGGTGCTGAGCTTTGGAGATGCTGGCTACTGGGCAAAGGGTGAGTGCAGAGGCAAAATATTAGAAGAGCCAAGAGGGTCAGGAGGTTTTGGATACGACCCCATCTTTGAGCCCGAGGGTTTAGAAAAGAGCATGGCTCAGCTTAGACCAGAGGAGAAGGATGCCATATCACACCGTGGAAGAGCAGTTAGAAACCTTGTTAGTATAATTAAAAGTGGAGGTATGCTATGA
- a CDS encoding radical SAM protein: MRIEEHLEGVALDSTLLDKLYDGFRIRQQNFGNTIYFHSPGFKHYQVDDFKVSSAPKFVDVSITGRHCELMCDHCASKILWHMIPATSPEELIRVGQELKAKGIEGILISGGSNKDGVVELNPFLKAMRYLKEELGMLVTCHVGLVDRELAEGLREAGVDAVLLDIIGDDRTIAEVYKMPHKSVKDYEMSLKNLKDFGHSIVPHVIIGLHYGKILGEYRAIDMVSDFEPSALVLVVVMPYYGKAKFQLLPPPKAEESAMVILHARKKLPSTHVVIGCARPAGEERVKLDIYALHAGVNGITFPAEGVFSYAKSMGLEPVVSQNCCSTVFMPQ, encoded by the coding sequence GTGCGGATAGAGGAGCATTTAGAGGGTGTTGCTTTGGACAGCACCCTCCTTGATAAGCTTTATGATGGCTTTAGAATAAGACAGCAAAACTTTGGCAACACCATTTATTTCCACAGTCCAGGGTTTAAGCATTACCAGGTGGATGACTTTAAAGTCAGCTCAGCTCCAAAGTTTGTGGATGTCTCCATCACAGGAAGGCATTGCGAGCTTATGTGCGATCACTGTGCATCCAAAATACTCTGGCACATGATACCTGCCACAAGCCCAGAAGAGCTTATAAGAGTAGGGCAGGAGTTAAAGGCAAAAGGCATAGAAGGCATCCTGATATCCGGAGGCTCCAACAAGGATGGAGTGGTGGAGTTAAACCCCTTTCTTAAAGCTATGAGATACCTAAAAGAAGAGCTGGGAATGCTGGTGACCTGCCATGTGGGTCTTGTGGACAGGGAGCTTGCGGAAGGGCTAAGAGAAGCCGGAGTAGATGCGGTTCTTCTTGACATTATAGGAGACGACAGGACAATAGCAGAAGTTTACAAGATGCCCCATAAAAGTGTTAAGGATTATGAGATGTCCCTAAAAAACCTGAAGGATTTTGGGCATAGCATAGTCCCTCATGTCATCATAGGCCTGCACTATGGGAAGATACTTGGAGAATACAGAGCCATAGATATGGTCTCGGACTTTGAACCTTCTGCTCTGGTTTTGGTGGTGGTAATGCCATACTATGGCAAGGCAAAGTTTCAGCTCCTTCCACCGCCAAAAGCCGAAGAAAGCGCGATGGTGATACTTCATGCGAGAAAAAAGCTTCCATCAACTCATGTGGTTATAGGATGTGCTCGCCCTGCAGGTGAGGAAAGAGTCAAGCTGGACATTTATGCGTTGCATGCAGGAGTCAACGGTATAACCTTCCCTGCAGAGGGAGTGTTTTCTTATGCCAAAAGTATGGGGCTTGAGCCTGTAGTATCACAAAACTGCTGCTCCACAGTCTTTATGCCCCAATGA
- a CDS encoding glycine cleavage system protein H translates to MAVVNGCNIPEDLLYDVDAEANAFTWAKDNGDGTFTIGLTSVATAMAGRLVAYTPKKVGKSVERRKSVATIESGKWVGPVPSPLSGEIVEINESLKGNPALVNDDPYGAGWIAKIKPSNPDEVGQLLKGQSAIDALTKVINEKGIKCG, encoded by the coding sequence ATGGCTGTAGTTAACGGATGCAACATACCAGAAGACCTGCTCTACGATGTGGATGCGGAGGCAAACGCCTTCACCTGGGCAAAGGATAACGGTGATGGCACCTTCACCATAGGATTGACATCCGTAGCCACTGCCATGGCAGGAAGGCTTGTTGCCTACACGCCTAAGAAGGTGGGCAAGAGCGTAGAGAGGCGCAAGAGCGTAGCTACCATTGAGAGTGGCAAGTGGGTAGGACCTGTGCCTTCGCCTCTCAGCGGTGAAATAGTAGAAATAAACGAATCTCTGAAGGGCAATCCCGCATTGGTCAATGACGACCCTTACGGTGCAGGATGGATAGCCAAGATAAAACCCTCCAACCCTGACGAGGTGGGTCAGCTACTCAAGGGTCAGTCCGCTATTGATGCTCTCACTAAGGTCATAAACGAGAAGGGTATAAAGTGCGGATAG
- a CDS encoding DsrE family protein: protein MKVIILMTSGPKTPWRCASPFYIAALMAANEAEVEVFFNMDGTNLLKRGVAQRILPAEPNCLSPNGKKPKTVYDFMKDAKQAGVKFYSCKQAVDSLGLTREELIEELDGIVPASEFALRAMEADKVLTF, encoded by the coding sequence ATGAAGGTTATAATACTCATGACAAGCGGTCCAAAGACGCCATGGAGGTGCGCCTCACCCTTTTACATTGCAGCACTTATGGCTGCCAACGAGGCAGAGGTGGAAGTCTTTTTCAACATGGACGGGACTAATCTGCTGAAAAGGGGTGTGGCTCAGAGGATACTGCCTGCAGAACCTAACTGCCTTTCTCCCAACGGTAAAAAGCCCAAAACCGTGTACGACTTTATGAAGGATGCCAAGCAGGCGGGAGTTAAGTTTTACTCCTGTAAGCAAGCTGTAGATTCGCTGGGACTCACCAGAGAGGAACTTATAGAGGAGCTGGACGGTATTGTCCCAGCCAGCGAGTTTGCCCTCAGGGCTATGGAAGCTGATAAAGTGCTAACTTTTTAA
- a CDS encoding thioredoxin family protein has translation MGAKDKHVILLVSQWCATCPDADMLWRKLQAEYGFKYDVLDVAQPEGKMWAKKLIVRSVPSTIIDGKLTFVGVPDEAEARKVIES, from the coding sequence ATGGGGGCAAAGGACAAGCATGTGATACTTTTAGTGTCACAGTGGTGTGCTACCTGTCCTGATGCGGATATGCTCTGGCGCAAGCTTCAGGCTGAATACGGATTTAAATACGATGTTCTTGATGTGGCTCAGCCTGAGGGTAAGATGTGGGCAAAGAAGCTCATAGTCAGGTCTGTGCCTTCCACCATAATAGATGGTAAACTAACCTTTGTGGGAGTGCCGGATGAGGCAGAGGCAAGGAAGGTAATAGAGTCATGA
- a CDS encoding glycine cleavage system protein H yields the protein MGLSDGAVQHTNEWEYNGCVVPLDLYYDIETQTWFKINEDGTVTMGLTDVGQVRAGRLLHARIKEPGKYIKKGKPVASLESGKWAGPINAIIEGEVVERNEKVLEQPDIINYDPYGEGWVAKLKPSDLERDLKDLVTGQKAIEEMKKYIDEWDIVCMRCT from the coding sequence ATGGGACTAAGCGATGGCGCTGTCCAGCACACCAACGAGTGGGAGTACAACGGTTGCGTTGTACCCCTTGACCTTTACTACGACATAGAAACGCAGACTTGGTTTAAGATAAACGAAGACGGGACAGTTACCATGGGCCTTACGGATGTTGGACAGGTAAGAGCTGGAAGACTTCTGCATGCAAGAATAAAAGAGCCGGGTAAATACATAAAGAAGGGCAAGCCTGTAGCATCCTTAGAGAGTGGCAAGTGGGCAGGCCCCATCAATGCAATTATAGAAGGTGAGGTGGTAGAGAGAAATGAAAAGGTTTTGGAACAACCTGATATAATAAATTACGACCCATATGGCGAGGGCTGGGTGGCAAAGCTAAAGCCTTCTGACTTGGAAAGAGACTTGAAAGACTTAGTGACGGGACAGAAGGCTATTGAAGAGATGAAGAAGTACATAGATGAGTGGGACATAGTTTGTATGAGGTGTACATGA
- a CDS encoding CoB--CoM heterodisulfide reductase iron-sulfur subunit B family protein translates to MGVIGKRVAYYPGCSLEGASRAYDVSTRIVAKELGLELDYLEDYNCCGAMESKNVTFMGTMLLNARNMSLARKQGHDVIVAPCNGCSFSLQRAEYFLETDRNVFERVNALLREGGVDQLDKIPHTYHILEWFYHEAGPQKVKEKTKRPLRGLKVANYYGCLYTRPHFYARTYAHAGGQEEEVRPRKRDTADDDEHPYYMNALLEAAGATSVEFEPMHTQCCGGPHSLSDEQVSEKFVMMILQTAKRNGADIIATECPLCHASVEMYRHRLMMKGVPDVDVPAAYFTQLLGLAFGYSANDVKLKDNLSDPLPVLKRLGLA, encoded by the coding sequence ATGGGTGTGATAGGAAAAAGGGTGGCTTACTATCCCGGATGCTCCTTAGAAGGTGCATCAAGGGCTTACGATGTTTCAACAAGGATAGTTGCTAAAGAGCTTGGTCTTGAGCTTGACTACCTTGAGGACTACAACTGCTGCGGTGCTATGGAGTCCAAGAATGTAACCTTTATGGGAACAATGCTTTTGAATGCTCGCAACATGTCTCTGGCAAGAAAGCAGGGACACGATGTTATAGTAGCACCGTGCAACGGTTGCTCTTTCTCCCTGCAGAGGGCGGAGTACTTTTTAGAAACTGATAGGAATGTGTTTGAGAGGGTGAATGCACTTCTGCGGGAAGGCGGTGTGGACCAACTTGACAAAATACCCCATACTTACCATATCCTTGAGTGGTTTTATCATGAGGCTGGACCTCAAAAGGTGAAGGAAAAGACTAAGAGACCGTTAAGAGGGTTAAAAGTGGCCAATTATTATGGTTGCCTCTACACAAGACCCCACTTTTATGCAAGAACCTATGCTCATGCAGGAGGACAGGAAGAAGAGGTAAGACCCAGAAAGAGAGATACGGCAGATGACGATGAGCATCCTTACTACATGAATGCCTTACTTGAGGCGGCTGGTGCAACCAGCGTAGAGTTTGAACCCATGCACACCCAATGCTGTGGTGGACCCCACTCGCTTTCTGACGAACAAGTCTCAGAAAAGTTTGTTATGATGATACTCCAGACTGCCAAAAGAAATGGAGCTGATATCATAGCTACAGAATGTCCCCTCTGTCATGCTTCCGTTGAGATGTACAGGCACAGGCTCATGATGAAGGGTGTGCCTGATGTGGATGTCCCCGCTGCATACTTTACCCAGCTTCTCGGACTGGCTTTTGGCTACAGTGCCAACGATGTAAAGCTAAAAGACAACCTCTCTGACCCACTGCCTGTGCTAAAAAGGTTAGGTCTTGCGTAG
- a CDS encoding 4Fe-4S dicluster domain-containing protein, giving the protein MAIHERSLVEPERILRKERLVVEGIDVSGDWNLIILPRVINDYDLDFAKEIVNSPDGKTINQCYQCSYCTASCPVHNYWDERYNPRHFIYLARLGMIDELQKRADVMWRCVSCHKCTHRCPKGVLVEEVLKVILRTMAKKGLIEEYPSKKFDKFFTEQVLEYGRIEDGELLFGWIEKQGYKVVKDPILKKPIPFIGETPEWLKQLTLKPIKSMNIGFLMLNAKHMLFHPRTKNWNKFKQVLRKVMEEEGALAH; this is encoded by the coding sequence ATGGCTATACATGAGAGAAGTCTTGTAGAACCCGAGAGAATTTTAAGGAAGGAGAGGCTGGTAGTTGAAGGTATAGATGTCTCTGGAGACTGGAACCTCATAATACTTCCCAGGGTGATAAACGACTACGACCTTGACTTTGCCAAAGAGATAGTAAACTCCCCCGATGGAAAGACCATAAACCAATGCTATCAGTGCTCTTACTGCACAGCATCCTGCCCGGTGCACAACTACTGGGATGAAAGGTACAACCCCAGGCACTTCATATATCTGGCAAGGCTTGGGATGATTGATGAGCTTCAAAAGCGCGCTGATGTAATGTGGAGATGCGTCTCCTGCCACAAGTGTACCCACAGGTGTCCAAAAGGTGTGCTGGTAGAGGAGGTGCTCAAGGTCATACTCAGAACCATGGCAAAGAAAGGGCTCATTGAAGAGTATCCTTCCAAGAAGTTTGACAAGTTTTTCACCGAGCAGGTGCTGGAATACGGCAGGATAGAGGACGGTGAGCTTCTCTTTGGATGGATAGAAAAGCAGGGCTACAAGGTGGTAAAGGACCCGATACTCAAAAAACCCATACCCTTCATAGGAGAAACCCCCGAATGGCTCAAACAGCTAACTTTAAAGCCTATAAAGTCTATGAACATAGGTTTTCTTATGCTCAACGCCAAACACATGCTCTTCCATCCTAGAACCAAAAACTGGAACAAGTTTAAACAGGTGCTTAGAAAAGTTATGGAAGAAGAAGGAGCATTAGCGCATTAA
- a CDS encoding FAD-dependent oxidoreductase — protein sequence MAKSVLVVGGGPAGLGAAKVLGKLGVPTILVEKEEKLGGRPILEDYHTLIPRRLKPSQVLGPYIKEVEENPNVQVKLKTELEACEGEPGNFKVRLSNGETHEVAAIVVATGFQHFDARRKGELGYGLYPDVITNLELEQMFSREGKLYRPSNGQLPKRVAFVFCVGSRDRQLGVTNVHCCRYGCALSGLQGSEIREHYPDIDVFCYYMDVRTYGTWEYPFYWAPQEKYGVRYVRGRIAEITYSPADGRLRVKHEDTIVQRPAEVPMDLVVLVLGMEPSEGTKKVAKILGLAQDPDSQFLIPSEESGSNIISNKPGIFIAGACKGPIDIESSLSEGEAAAAEAAAFLGAKVSV from the coding sequence ATGGCTAAGAGTGTGTTAGTGGTCGGTGGTGGACCGGCAGGTCTGGGTGCAGCTAAGGTGTTGGGTAAGCTGGGTGTGCCTACCATCCTCGTGGAAAAGGAGGAAAAGCTTGGCGGTAGGCCTATACTGGAAGATTATCACACCCTTATACCAAGAAGGCTAAAGCCCAGCCAAGTGCTGGGTCCTTATATCAAAGAGGTGGAAGAAAACCCCAACGTGCAGGTAAAGCTCAAAACCGAGTTAGAAGCCTGCGAGGGTGAACCGGGGAACTTCAAGGTGAGACTTTCCAACGGTGAAACTCATGAGGTGGCAGCCATAGTGGTAGCTACAGGCTTTCAACACTTTGATGCAAGAAGGAAGGGAGAGCTTGGCTACGGACTCTATCCGGATGTGATCACAAACCTTGAGTTGGAGCAGATGTTTTCAAGGGAAGGCAAACTCTACAGACCATCCAACGGACAGCTCCCCAAGAGGGTAGCTTTTGTCTTCTGCGTTGGTTCAAGGGACAGACAGCTGGGTGTGACTAATGTACACTGCTGTAGGTATGGATGTGCTCTTTCAGGTCTTCAGGGTTCAGAGATAAGGGAGCATTACCCAGACATAGATGTCTTTTGTTACTACATGGATGTGAGAACTTACGGCACATGGGAGTATCCCTTCTACTGGGCACCTCAGGAGAAGTACGGTGTGAGGTATGTGAGAGGAAGGATAGCGGAGATAACTTACAGTCCTGCGGATGGAAGGCTCAGGGTAAAGCACGAAGACACTATAGTTCAAAGACCTGCTGAAGTGCCTATGGACTTGGTGGTTTTAGTCCTTGGTATGGAACCTTCCGAAGGCACCAAGAAGGTGGCAAAGATACTGGGGCTTGCGCAAGACCCCGATAGCCAGTTTCTTATACCTTCCGAAGAATCCGGTTCTAACATAATATCCAACAAGCCGGGTATCTTTATAGCAGGTGCCTGTAAAGGTCCCATAGATATAGAGTCCTCCCTGTCAGAGGGTGAGGCAGCAGCTGCAGAAGCTGCAGCCTTCTTAGGTGCCAAGGTTAGTGTATGA
- a CDS encoding heterodisulfide reductase-related iron-sulfur binding cluster, producing the protein MAQGHHKEGSILMYPEKPPFPLKEYHAHYDHIFEMMEELEAKGEILIYRITEENQPVHVYTRTGRIKVIPTNKLWHHKSCGQCGNIPGYPASVFWLMNKFGLDYLNEPHQTSCTAWNYHGSGTSNPVALAAVWLRNMHQAWKTGYYPLIHCGTSFGSYKETREQLIMNKELRDAVKPILKKLGRLTEDGRIVIPQEVVHYSEWVHAMRYKIKELYEKEGKPKGIDVSNVRVAIHNACHTYKMIADDYPYDPEVFNGQRPAASTAVIQALGAQVVDYSTWFDCCGFGFRHILTEREFTRSFAIQRKLKVIYEEVKADVIITHDTGCTTTFEKNQWIGKAHGMYYPVAVMSDVMFAALACGAHPFKVVQLYWNCSSYEPLLEKMGITNWRELKKEWEDAVKYIAELEKAGKYDELMEFFKTYDLYEPYSRTSTGKPKASATASMPLFKS; encoded by the coding sequence ATGGCACAAGGACATCATAAAGAGGGAAGCATACTTATGTATCCGGAAAAGCCACCCTTCCCACTTAAGGAGTATCACGCTCACTATGACCACATATTTGAGATGATGGAAGAGCTGGAGGCAAAGGGAGAGATTCTCATATACAGGATAACGGAAGAGAACCAACCTGTACATGTTTATACCAGAACGGGAAGGATAAAAGTAATACCCACCAATAAACTGTGGCACCACAAGTCCTGCGGTCAGTGTGGAAACATACCCGGATATCCTGCATCAGTATTTTGGCTGATGAACAAGTTTGGTCTTGACTATCTGAATGAGCCTCACCAAACTTCCTGTACCGCATGGAACTACCACGGCTCTGGAACTTCCAATCCTGTAGCTCTTGCGGCGGTCTGGCTCAGAAACATGCACCAGGCTTGGAAAACGGGCTACTATCCTCTTATCCACTGTGGAACATCCTTTGGCTCTTACAAGGAAACCAGAGAACAGCTCATCATGAACAAGGAGCTCAGAGACGCAGTAAAACCCATCCTCAAGAAGCTGGGAAGACTCACCGAGGATGGCAGGATAGTGATACCTCAGGAAGTGGTCCACTATTCCGAATGGGTCCACGCCATGCGCTACAAAATTAAGGAGCTCTATGAGAAGGAAGGCAAACCCAAGGGTATAGATGTGTCCAATGTAAGGGTTGCCATACACAATGCTTGCCACACCTACAAGATGATAGCGGATGACTATCCTTACGACCCTGAAGTATTCAACGGTCAGAGACCTGCCGCATCAACTGCAGTGATACAAGCTTTGGGCGCTCAGGTGGTGGATTACTCTACATGGTTTGACTGCTGTGGTTTTGGCTTCAGGCACATCCTGACAGAAAGGGAATTCACCAGGTCCTTTGCTATACAGAGGAAGCTAAAAGTCATATACGAAGAGGTAAAGGCTGATGTTATCATCACCCACGATACTGGATGCACCACCACCTTTGAGAAGAATCAGTGGATTGGGAAGGCTCACGGTATGTATTACCCCGTTGCGGTTATGTCTGATGTAATGTTCGCAGCTCTTGCCTGTGGAGCTCATCCTTTCAAAGTGGTACAGCTCTACTGGAACTGCTCCTCTTATGAACCCCTCTTGGAAAAGATGGGTATAACCAACTGGAGAGAGCTCAAGAAAGAGTGGGAAGATGCGGTTAAGTACATAGCGGAGCTGGAAAAGGCAGGAAAGTACGACGAGCTTATGGAGTTCTTCAAGACTTATGACCTTTATGAACCTTACAGCAGAACATCCACAGGCAAACCAAAGGCTTCTGCAACTGCATCCATGCCACTGTTTAAATCTTAA
- a CDS encoding 4Fe-4S dicluster domain-containing protein produces MDGHIYGYNLPISEKTKSVPWEEKVRVIEEVKSDFRFKEYIFGCLNCGVCTASCPSNRFFDYSPREIVQRFLEEDVEVLYDMMHEYIWACSQCFTCWIRCPFVNNPGGLVAIMREVAVRNAFEATKDLLKPYGRVLLKVMTTGNQLSADMLQPDFFPDWGPKMADNMENLRAKRMAIPFDVGKSVKTAWEVSLETAIEMYTIWRETGIFEMLEKLDPNLYNVIMDIVEENEERYQEMYEEE; encoded by the coding sequence ATGGATGGACATATATATGGGTACAACCTCCCCATATCAGAAAAAACCAAGAGCGTACCGTGGGAGGAAAAGGTTAGGGTCATTGAAGAAGTAAAGTCAGACTTTCGCTTTAAAGAATACATCTTTGGCTGTCTCAACTGTGGAGTTTGCACCGCGTCCTGCCCTTCCAACAGGTTCTTTGATTACTCTCCCAGGGAGATAGTGCAGAGGTTTCTGGAGGAGGATGTGGAAGTTCTCTATGACATGATGCACGAGTACATATGGGCTTGCTCCCAATGCTTTACATGCTGGATAAGGTGTCCCTTTGTCAACAACCCTGGCGGGCTTGTTGCTATAATGAGAGAGGTAGCGGTGCGCAACGCCTTTGAAGCCACCAAGGACCTTCTCAAACCTTACGGAAGGGTTCTTCTAAAAGTTATGACCACGGGAAACCAGCTGTCTGCTGACATGCTCCAGCCAGACTTCTTCCCCGACTGGGGTCCCAAGATGGCAGACAACATGGAAAACCTCAGAGCCAAAAGGATGGCTATACCCTTTGATGTGGGCAAATCCGTGAAAACCGCGTGGGAAGTGTCTCTGGAGACAGCGATAGAGATGTACACCATATGGAGAGAAACGGGCATATTTGAGATGCTGGAAAAGTTGGACCCTAACCTCTACAATGTCATAATGGACATAGTGGAGGAAAACGAAGAGCGCTATCAGGAAATGTACGAAGAGGAGTAA
- a CDS encoding DsrE family protein codes for MAAQGYEKLIFYILTVPFFERAEPATGELINPQAGAPFFLATAATTMDYEVEMVITSEAGFLLMRDNAKKVKVRPGVEQTVYDFIKMAKDAGVKIYLCVPSLDLTEIYKKEDVNPELCDGIIGGAAFLDKLMSGEYAVITL; via the coding sequence ATGGCTGCTCAAGGTTATGAAAAGCTCATCTTTTACATTCTTACGGTTCCCTTCTTTGAAAGGGCTGAACCTGCAACGGGTGAGCTGATAAACCCTCAGGCAGGCGCTCCCTTCTTTCTTGCTACCGCTGCAACTACTATGGATTACGAGGTGGAGATGGTTATAACCTCAGAGGCGGGTTTTCTGCTCATGAGAGACAATGCTAAGAAGGTAAAGGTCAGACCGGGCGTAGAGCAAACGGTTTATGACTTTATAAAGATGGCAAAGGATGCTGGTGTCAAAATTTACCTTTGCGTACCTTCCCTTGACCTTACGGAGATTTACAAAAAGGAGGATGTAAACCCGGAGCTCTGCGATGGTATAATAGGCGGAGCTGCCTTTCTTGACAAGCTTATGAGCGGTGAGTATGCGGTTATCACTCTTTGA